One Anolis carolinensis isolate JA03-04 chromosome 4, rAnoCar3.1.pri, whole genome shotgun sequence DNA window includes the following coding sequences:
- the LOC100560753 gene encoding small ribosomal subunit protein uS8-like, producing the protein MHIPPSTSPERAPVRNFARWQKKKEKNVLADALKSINNAEKRGKHQVLVRPCSKVIVWFLTVMMKHGYIGKFEIIDDHRAGKIVVNLTGRLNKCGVISPRFDVQLKDLEKWQNNLLPSRQFGFIVLTTSAGIMDHEEARQKHTGGKILGFFF; encoded by the exons ATGCATATACCACCTTCAACATCTCCAGAACGTGCCCCCGTAAGAAACTTTG CAAGAtggcagaaaaaaaaagaaaaaaatgttttggcagatgctcttAAGAGTATAAATAATGCAGAAAAGCGTGGAAAGCATCAAGTTCTCGTAAGACCGTGTTCTAAAGTAATTGTCTGGTTCTTAACTGTGATGATGAAGCATGGTTACATAGGCAAATTTGAGATCATTGATGACCACAGAGCTGGAAAGATTGTTGTTAATCTCACAGGCAGACTCAACAAGTGTGGTGTGATCAGCCCCAGATTCGATGTCCAGCTGAAAGATTTGGAAAAGTGGCAGAACAACCTGCTACCTTCGCGTCAGTTCGGATTCATTGTGCTGACAACTTCAGCTGGCATCATGGACCACGAGGAAGCTAGGCAAAAACACACAGGAGGGAAAATCCTGGGATTCTTTTTCTAA